The Sorex araneus isolate mSorAra2 chromosome X, mSorAra2.pri, whole genome shotgun sequence DNA segment GCGCCGGATGGGAAAGTATCCCAGTCCCGCGCAGCTGGAGGAGAGCCGGGAGCGCGGGTTCGCGCGACTCGTGCTGCTAGATGCGCAGCTGCATGCTCAGAGAAAAGCTGAACGGGAAAACACGAAGGTGCGCGTGGTGATTTGGCCTCTGCGAGGGAGAAGGGGCGAGAACCCCCGACCCCCTGCAAGTTGTCAGGCATCTTTAGCAACCCGGAGGAGCGGCGCACCGTCGGGTAAGCGGCGCGCCGGACAGCCTGTGGCCAGGACGCGCCTGGGCTGGCTGGGTGCGCTCCACAAGCTCCGATATAGGGTTTGGCCAAGCGCCGAGTGGAAATCGTCTTCCCGGCAGCCGAGGACCGAGGATAGTTCTAAGTAGGAGCTCCTGATTTGTAGCACAAAAGCCTAGCTGGAGCGTTGAGAGTTGCAGCAACGCATCTTGCTCCTTCTTTCCGGTACGCTGACCTGCAGCGCCGGGATCCCGATCCGGGACCAGAGCCAAAATGTTGCCCTGGAAGCCAGGGAGGAAGATGTTGTGTGCCTGTGTTGTTtgctccaacacacacacacacacacacacacacacacacacacacacacacacacacacacacacacaccacccaaccccaccccaccccaccccaccccaccccgcgcgAAACCCCTTCCCAGCTACCATGAATAACCATTCCGAAAAGGGCAGGGACTTTGAACACGACTGCGCTTGGTATCTGGCGCTTCCTCCGGGATAACCGGCTGGACGCCACTACAGAGGAgtgctgaattttaaaattaaataaaaggcgGCTGCGAATGCCTTCTTAAAAGGGGGCGGGCATAATTGAGTAACGTGTAACCAATTAGGCATCGTATCCTTTAGTTAAGACTGAAGCTGACGCTTGACCCTGAAGCTATTTCATCATTCTCAGGGTTATTTGCTACATCCTTTCAAATTCCATGGGACGTGAAAGGGAGCCAGGTGTGAGGTTGGACTGTTACTTTGTATCTGAGGGGTGTATCGGGGGTCCACTTTATCCTACAGGAAGCTAGGTGGTGACGCCGCCCCCTGCCGGCTGCAGTTTCTTGTACGTTACTTGGTTGGAAACCAGGAGTGCTCAGCTCCCATGTGCCCCTGGAATTCCCCCATGGGCAGTTGCCACCAGGAAGTGCTTTCCCCATGGTGGTCGCTGTTGGGGACTGGATGTAACCCTAGCCACCTCTGCCCCGCAGGCTTTGCGCTGCAAATCCAGTGTTATCAGTGTGAAGAATTCCAGCTAAACAACGACTGTTCCTCTCCGGAGTTCATCGTCAATTGCACGGTGAATGTTCAAGACATGTGTCAGAAAGAAGTGATGGAGCAAAGCGCAGGTAAGAGCTGTgccagccctcctcctcccttctgcaTCCTGAGTCCTGGTGGGAGTTAAAGGGGCAGCCAAATTAAAAGGGAAAACGGACTGAGTAATTCCACCCCACTCAGACTGGTTACTGAAGATTTACGTTTATGGTGCTGGGACAAGAAAGAGTTCCCTGGGACAAGAAAGAGTTCCGAACTTCAGTCTCCTTAGAGTTAATTACCAGAGATTCTCCCCAGGGAGTTGGGAGAAGTGCATTTAAATTGGTGGCTCTCTTTTTATTtactcccctcacctccctctgCTAAAGGCTAATCGAGATGCTGCAAAGTATATAGATAACCGACTCTGCTTAGACAACAAGACAGTAAGCCCATGAGGAGTGTCAGCTTGAAATATGAAGCTAGTTGTAGTTCCCAGAGGTCAGAACTTGAAAAATGTGGTTTGTCATAAAGCCACACCATATTTCTTTGAGGAACACTGCAGGATCTTTATTTAATTTTCGAACTAATGCATCAAATTCCAGGCACACATTGCTAAGCTCTTTCAAGGAGCGTAGTTCTCTGTCTGGCAAGCTTAGCcacaggctggctgctgagagaAGAGGACCTGGGCTTTATGCGAGGGAAGAAGTGTCTTGTAAGAACAAACCAGGCTTGCTCTAGAGGAGCAGATTCATAGAGACAAACCTTCTCAGCACCCCTTTCCTTTAGTCTGGTCTGAACTCAGAATCCCCTGGAAGTGTATCTAGAACTTAGAAAGAAATGGGCATTAATTCCGACCTAGGTCTGCAAACAGAGAGAGACTTGGtcattttgtttcattggttTCAGGGcgacacccagctctgtgctccaggtttattcccagtggtgctctgggatgaTGTGGTGCCTGATGGAACCCAGCCTGAAACTTGGACATCTTAAGAATATTGCAAAGATGGATAGTAGCATCATGTGGGACATGATATTGAGTTCTACCCAGGGTCCTGCTATTTAGTTTTGTGAACTGCACCGCCCACAGATCCAGGTGCAGGGATTAAAACTGGTTCCTTGACTTTCCCAACACAAGGCTCTGGTTTTCAGTGTAGCACTTCAGGTCATTAGAACAGGGGCATAGAAATGTcttattgataaaaaaaaaagcttcaattTTGGGTGGGCTGGGGTGTAAAGATAGTTCTTCTCACCACATTTTGATGTGGTGTGTGCCATGCCATGTTCGGATCATTTGTTCAGGCTTTCTTTGAATGGTATTATCAGATGCAGATTTCTCCCCCAAAATCCATCTTTTGGGAAGTCTGAGGTCTCAGTAGCTTCTCCCAAGATTAACTACATGCAGTGTTTTGTCATAAGAGACTCGGGTTGCTTAAGAGACAGAACAAAACTTAGTGGAGAAGTAACCAGGATTGATAGGGGCGATTTTGACAAATTGTTTTCTTCCTACTTGTGT contains these protein-coding regions:
- the LYPD1 gene encoding ly6/PLAUR domain-containing protein 1 isoform X1 — protein: MGKYPSPAQLEESRERGFARLVLLDAQLHAQRKAERENTKVRVVIWPLRGRRGENPRPPASCQASLATRRSGAPSGFALQIQCYQCEEFQLNNDCSSPEFIVNCTVNVQDMCQKEVMEQSAGIMYRKSCASSAACLIASAGYQSFCSPGKLNSVCISCCNTPLCNGPRPKKRSSSASSLQPQLLLTFLLLTSALFLAHC